In the genome of Patescibacteria group bacterium, one region contains:
- a CDS encoding prepilin-type N-terminal cleavage/methylation domain-containing protein encodes MRKCLNVKMNRGFTLVEMMVTVLIFSIVIGTVIGVFVSALQIQRYNLAYQQLLDQTSYAMEYMSRAIRMAVKDEGVGCISSGLNYQSDASGIKFVNYKSQCQEFLLEGGQLKVEFDSGGKIPLTSDDFNVTSLSFGISGESDEDNLQPRVTTFMEIQGKGSKLQPKVTIQTTISQRNLDF; translated from the coding sequence ATGAGGAAATGTTTAAATGTTAAAATGAATAGGGGTTTTACCTTAGTAGAGATGATGGTTACTGTGCTTATCTTTTCTATAGTTATCGGAACTGTTATCGGGGTTTTTGTCTCAGCTCTTCAAATACAAAGATATAATTTAGCTTATCAACAACTTTTGGACCAGACCAGCTATGCCATGGAATATATGAGCCGGGCAATAAGAATGGCAGTCAAAGATGAGGGTGTAGGTTGTATAAGCTCAGGATTAAATTATCAGAGTGATGCCTCAGGAATAAAATTTGTAAATTATAAAAGCCAATGTCAAGAGTTTTTATTGGAAGGCGGTCAGCTAAAAGTAGAATTTGATTCAGGAGGTAAAATTCCTCTAACCTCAGATGATTTTAATGTAACTTCTCTTAGTTTTGGAATTTCTGGCGAATCAGACGAAGATAATCTTCAGCCAAGAGTAACAACCTTTATGGAAATACAAGGGAAGGGCTCGAAACTTCAGCCAAAAGTAACCATTCAAACTACTATTTCCCAAAGAAACCTTGATTTTTGA